In Clostridium sp. JN-1, one genomic interval encodes:
- a CDS encoding acetyl-CoA carboxylase carboxyltransferase subunit alpha → MEKLEKVHHIMSKFDGKTAWDRVALARMIGRPTALDYIDRIFESFIEFHGDRCFADDPAIVGGAALLEGQPVTIVANQKGRDTKENIKRNFGSAHPEGYRKSLRLMKQAEKFKRPIICFVDTQGAFCGAGAEERGEGEAIAKNLLEMSSLKTPIISIVIGEGGSGGALALAVADKVWMLENAVYSVLSPEGFASILWKDASRSKEAAEVMKITAADLKGYGIIDDIIKEPFGGAHKDVNKMSLSIKKHLIEGISMLKKEPIEEVIEKRYNKFRNMGKYSE, encoded by the coding sequence ATGGAAAAGTTAGAAAAAGTACATCATATAATGAGTAAGTTTGATGGAAAGACTGCATGGGATAGAGTGGCTCTAGCTAGAATGATAGGAAGGCCTACAGCACTTGATTATATTGATAGAATTTTTGAATCATTTATAGAATTTCATGGAGACAGATGTTTTGCAGATGATCCAGCAATAGTTGGAGGGGCAGCACTTCTCGAAGGTCAGCCTGTTACTATTGTTGCAAATCAAAAGGGAAGAGATACAAAAGAAAATATAAAGAGAAACTTTGGATCAGCTCATCCAGAAGGGTATAGAAAAAGTCTAAGACTTATGAAACAGGCAGAAAAGTTCAAAAGACCTATAATATGTTTTGTGGATACACAAGGAGCGTTTTGTGGTGCTGGTGCCGAGGAAAGAGGCGAAGGTGAGGCAATAGCTAAAAACCTTTTAGAAATGTCATCACTAAAAACGCCTATAATATCAATTGTAATTGGTGAAGGAGGCAGTGGAGGAGCACTTGCTCTTGCAGTAGCAGATAAAGTCTGGATGCTTGAAAATGCAGTATATTCTGTACTATCTCCTGAAGGATTTGCAAGTATACTTTGGAAGGATGCTTCAAGATCAAAAGAAGCTGCTGAAGTTATGAAAATAACAGCAGCAGATTTAAAAGGGTATGGAATAATAGATGATATAATTAAAGAGCCTTTTGGTGGAGCACATAAGGATGTAAACAAGATGTCACTTTCAATTAAAAAGCATCTAATTGAAGGTATATCTATGTTAAAGAAAGAGCCTATAGAAGAAGTTATTGAAAAAAGGTATAATAAGTTTAGAAATATGGGAAAGTATTCGGAATAA
- the accD gene encoding acetyl-CoA carboxylase, carboxyltransferase subunit beta, with the protein MIGNLFKKTKYITVSQQNLQDESNISDVNLDKKPSIPDGMWVKCKKCGSVLYKNDLEENYKVCSCGYHFRLTPEERIKLIMDRDTFEEFDANINTVNPLDFKGYESKIENMKNGTGLNEAVVTGKGKISGIEVVICVMDSFFMMGSMGSVVGEKITRAVEKATHLGLPLIIFTTSGGARMQEGIFSLMQMAKVSAALKKFSDRGLLYITVLTDPTTGGVTASFAMLGDIIISEPGALIGFAGKRVIEQTTKQKLPEGFQRAEFLLEHGFIDKIVPRRELKITLRDILFIHSINE; encoded by the coding sequence TTGATAGGTAATTTATTTAAAAAAACAAAGTATATTACTGTAAGTCAGCAAAATTTGCAGGACGAATCTAATATTTCAGATGTGAATTTGGATAAAAAGCCTAGTATACCTGATGGTATGTGGGTAAAGTGCAAAAAGTGCGGCAGTGTTTTATACAAAAATGACTTAGAAGAAAATTATAAGGTATGCAGCTGTGGATATCATTTTAGGCTGACACCAGAAGAAAGAATTAAACTTATAATGGATAGAGATACTTTTGAGGAATTTGATGCTAATATTAATACTGTAAATCCACTGGATTTTAAAGGTTATGAAAGTAAAATAGAAAACATGAAAAATGGCACTGGATTAAATGAAGCAGTTGTTACTGGAAAAGGAAAGATATCTGGAATAGAAGTTGTGATTTGTGTAATGGACAGCTTTTTTATGATGGGAAGTATGGGATCTGTAGTAGGAGAAAAAATTACGAGAGCAGTTGAAAAAGCAACTCATCTTGGATTACCACTAATTATATTTACTACTTCAGGTGGTGCTAGAATGCAGGAAGGTATATTTTCTCTTATGCAAATGGCTAAAGTAAGTGCTGCCTTGAAAAAGTTTAGTGATAGGGGACTTTTGTATATAACTGTATTGACAGATCCTACAACAGGTGGAGTTACTGCTAGTTTTGCAATGCTTGGAGATATAATTATTTCTGAACCTGGGGCTTTAATTGGATTTGCCGGGAAAAGAGTTATAGAGCAAACTACCAAACAAAAACTCCCTGAAGGATTCCAAAGAGCAGAGTTTTTATTAGAACATGGTTTTATAGATAAAATAGTACCTAGAAGGGAACTAAAAATCACATTAAGAGATATATTATTCATCCATTCTATTAATGAGTAA
- a CDS encoding acetyl-CoA carboxylase biotin carboxylase subunit has translation MFNKILIANRGEIAVRIIRACRELGIETVAVYSEADKEALHAQMADEAICIGPAASKDSYLNIKNIISATVLSGAEAIHPGFGFLSENSKFASMCRECNITFIGPSPECIDSMGNKSNARSIMKKANVPVVPGSEGAIKDENELLEIVGEIGYPVMIKASAGGGGKGIRIVYEQKDLLKSYENAKAEAKASFDDENIYVEKFIENPRHVEIQILGDNYGNIVYLGDRDCSMQRRNQKVLEEAPSPVMTDSLRKEMGKTAVMAAKAVNYNNAGTIEFLLDKDNKFYFMEMNTRIQVEHPITEMITGIDLIKEQIKIAEGEKLGFSQEDVKIHGHAIECRINAEDVIHNFMPCPGKVTNLYIPGGFNVRVDSAVYSGYTIPPYYDSMIAKLIVYGKDRNEAICRMRRALGEFIIEGVKTNIDFQFQLINDRNFIDGNYNTRFIENMFKDKK, from the coding sequence GTGTTTAATAAGATATTAATAGCTAATAGAGGAGAAATAGCAGTTAGGATAATAAGAGCCTGCAGAGAACTTGGAATTGAAACAGTAGCAGTTTATTCAGAAGCTGACAAGGAAGCACTTCATGCACAAATGGCAGATGAAGCAATTTGTATAGGTCCTGCAGCATCAAAAGACAGTTATTTGAATATAAAAAATATAATAAGTGCTACAGTTTTATCAGGTGCTGAAGCAATACATCCTGGATTTGGATTCTTATCAGAAAATAGTAAGTTTGCAAGCATGTGCAGAGAATGTAATATTACATTTATAGGACCTTCACCTGAATGTATTGACAGCATGGGTAATAAATCAAATGCTAGAAGTATAATGAAGAAAGCTAATGTGCCTGTAGTTCCTGGATCAGAAGGTGCAATAAAGGATGAAAATGAACTGCTCGAAATAGTAGGGGAAATAGGGTATCCAGTTATGATAAAAGCTTCTGCTGGAGGCGGAGGAAAAGGTATAAGGATAGTTTATGAACAAAAGGATCTTTTAAAATCATATGAAAATGCAAAGGCAGAGGCTAAGGCTTCATTTGATGATGAGAATATTTATGTAGAAAAGTTTATAGAAAACCCAAGACATGTTGAAATACAGATACTAGGAGATAATTATGGTAATATCGTATATCTTGGAGACAGAGATTGTTCTATGCAGAGGAGAAATCAAAAAGTATTAGAAGAGGCACCTTCTCCTGTTATGACTGATAGTTTAAGAAAAGAAATGGGAAAAACAGCAGTAATGGCTGCTAAGGCTGTAAATTATAACAATGCTGGAACAATAGAATTTTTATTAGATAAAGACAATAAGTTTTATTTTATGGAAATGAATACTAGAATTCAAGTAGAACATCCTATAACTGAAATGATTACAGGTATAGATTTAATAAAAGAACAAATAAAAATTGCAGAAGGAGAAAAACTTGGTTTTTCACAAGAAGATGTAAAGATACATGGTCATGCAATTGAATGCAGAATAAATGCAGAGGATGTAATACATAACTTTATGCCGTGTCCTGGAAAAGTTACGAACTTATACATTCCAGGTGGATTTAATGTGAGAGTAGATAGTGCAGTATACTCTGGTTACACTATTCCTCCTTATTATGATTCTATGATAGCCAAATTAATAGTTTATGGTAAGGATAGAAATGAAGCTATTTGCAGGATGAGAAGGGCATTAGGAGAATTTATAATAGAAGGCGTAAAGACAAACATAGATTTTCAATTTCAATTGATAAATGATAGAAACTTTATAGATGGAAATTATAATACTAGGTTTATTGAGAATATGTTTAAGGATAAAAAGTAA
- the fabZ gene encoding 3-hydroxyacyl-ACP dehydratase FabZ yields the protein MDNSEFCVDLGINEIKKILPHRYPFLLVDKVKYMEPGKKVIAYKNVTINEYFFQGHFPEKPVMPGVLIVESMAQAGAVAILSEEEFKGKIPLFAGINKARFRKQVVPGDTLKLEVEITKVKGPIGFGKGTAYVDDKKAAEAEIMFAIGDKSV from the coding sequence ATGGATAACTCGGAATTTTGTGTTGATTTAGGAATAAATGAGATAAAAAAAATACTTCCACATAGATATCCTTTTTTACTTGTTGACAAAGTAAAATATATGGAGCCTGGAAAAAAGGTTATAGCTTATAAAAATGTAACTATAAATGAATATTTTTTTCAAGGACATTTTCCGGAAAAGCCTGTAATGCCAGGAGTGCTTATAGTAGAGTCAATGGCTCAAGCTGGTGCTGTAGCTATTTTAAGTGAAGAAGAATTTAAAGGGAAAATACCTCTATTTGCAGGAATAAACAAAGCTAGATTTAGGAAACAAGTGGTACCTGGTGATACACTTAAATTAGAAGTGGAAATTACAAAAGTAAAGGGACCAATAGGTTTTGGTAAGGGTACAGCTTATGTTGATGATAAAAAAGCAGCAGAAGCTGAAATAATGTTTGCAATAGGTGATAAAAGTGTTTAA
- the accB gene encoding acetyl-CoA carboxylase biotin carboxyl carrier protein: protein MLSNVDFKSVEELIEAVDNSKVGYLQVNWKDVSIIMKKEGESGLIESQPVPVQHNLDQSKSETVSVKEAVDEKKEDKENEIETEIKNENKVEDKNLKEITAPIVGTFYSSSGPDKEPFVSVGSKVKKGDTLCILEAMKLMNEIQSDVDGEVAEILVENAEMVEYGQPMFKIKTV, encoded by the coding sequence ATGTTGAGTAATGTTGATTTTAAATCAGTTGAGGAATTAATCGAAGCAGTTGATAATTCTAAAGTTGGATACCTACAAGTAAATTGGAAAGATGTTTCTATAATTATGAAAAAAGAAGGAGAGAGTGGATTAATAGAATCTCAACCTGTCCCAGTACAGCATAATTTAGATCAAAGTAAAAGTGAAACTGTAAGTGTAAAAGAAGCAGTAGATGAAAAAAAAGAAGATAAAGAAAATGAAATTGAAACTGAAATAAAGAATGAAAATAAGGTTGAAGATAAGAATTTAAAAGAAATAACTGCACCAATCGTTGGAACTTTCTACAGTTCATCTGGGCCAGATAAAGAGCCATTTGTAAGTGTAGGATCCAAGGTTAAAAAAGGAGATACACTTTGTATATTAGAAGCAATGAAGCTTATGAATGAGATACAAAGCGATGTAGATGGTGAAGTAGCAGAGATATTAGTTGAAAATGCTGAAATGGTTGAGTATGGTCAGCCTATGTTTAAAATAAAAACAGTATAG
- the fabF gene encoding beta-ketoacyl-ACP synthase II, producing MKRRVVVTGLGAITPVGNNVELFWNNIKNGVCGIDFIKAFDTEKFKAKLAAEVKDFNPEDYMEKKEAKRLDRFCQFALAAAAQAVSDADFDMEKINKERFGVVVGSGIGGIGNIESEKVKLIERGPNRVHPLFIPMIIGNMAAGNIAIRFGAKGPCTNIVTACATGTNCIGEAFRMIKDDLADVMISGGTEASITPLSIAGFTSLTALSKSTDPLRASIPFDKERNGFIMGEGSGILILESLEHAKKRGAKIYAEVVGYGSTCDAYHITSPSPDGEGAARAMQIAIEGAGIQASEVSYINAHGTGTQVNDKFETVAIKKVFGEEEAKKIPISSTKSMVGHLLGAAGAIEGVISVKALTDGFIPPTIGYKVPDEDCDLDYVPNKGRKADLKYVMSDSLGFGGHNAVILLKKWSE from the coding sequence ATGAAAAGAAGAGTTGTTGTTACAGGTTTAGGAGCAATAACACCAGTTGGAAATAATGTTGAATTATTTTGGAATAATATAAAAAATGGTGTATGTGGAATAGACTTTATTAAAGCTTTCGATACAGAAAAATTTAAGGCAAAATTAGCTGCAGAAGTTAAGGATTTTAATCCCGAAGACTATATGGAGAAAAAAGAAGCAAAGAGGTTAGATAGGTTTTGTCAGTTTGCTTTGGCAGCAGCTGCTCAAGCAGTATCTGATGCTGACTTTGATATGGAAAAAATAAATAAGGAAAGATTCGGAGTTGTAGTTGGATCTGGTATAGGTGGAATAGGAAACATAGAAAGTGAAAAAGTTAAACTTATTGAAAGAGGACCTAATAGAGTTCATCCACTATTTATACCAATGATAATAGGCAATATGGCAGCAGGAAATATAGCCATAAGATTTGGAGCTAAAGGACCATGTACTAACATAGTTACTGCATGTGCAACGGGAACTAACTGCATAGGAGAAGCATTTAGAATGATTAAAGATGATCTTGCAGACGTTATGATATCTGGAGGTACAGAAGCATCAATTACTCCATTATCTATAGCAGGATTTACATCTTTAACTGCTTTAAGTAAAAGCACAGATCCTTTAAGGGCATCAATTCCTTTTGATAAAGAAAGAAATGGATTCATAATGGGAGAAGGTTCCGGAATACTTATATTGGAGTCATTAGAACATGCTAAAAAAAGAGGAGCTAAAATCTATGCTGAAGTAGTTGGATATGGTTCAACTTGTGATGCTTACCACATAACATCTCCATCTCCAGATGGTGAGGGCGCAGCAAGAGCTATGCAGATTGCTATTGAAGGAGCTGGGATACAAGCTAGTGAGGTTTCATACATAAATGCTCATGGAACGGGCACACAGGTAAATGATAAGTTTGAAACTGTTGCTATTAAAAAAGTGTTTGGAGAAGAAGAAGCTAAAAAAATTCCTATAAGTTCAACTAAGTCTATGGTAGGACATTTACTTGGAGCAGCTGGAGCTATTGAAGGAGTTATATCAGTAAAGGCATTGACTGATGGTTTTATACCTCCAACAATTGGTTACAAGGTTCCAGATGAGGATTGTGACTTAGATTATGTGCCAAATAAAGGCAGAAAAGCTGATCTTAAATATGTTATGTCCGATTCTCTTGGATTTGGCGGACATAATGCAGTAATTTTATTAAAAAAGTGGAGTGAGTAA
- the fabG gene encoding 3-oxoacyl-[acyl-carrier-protein] reductase — MELLKGKTAIVTGGARGIGKAICLDLAQMGANVAVNYRKDSDELDVLIKEIEEKGVKALKVQGDVSVFEDAKNIINETHKFFGSVDILVNNAGITKDGLLLRMKEEDFDKVIEVNLKGTFNCIRHVSPIMVRQRSGKIINISSVVGIAGNAGQVNYSAAKAGIIGITKSVARELASRGITVNAVAPGFIKTSMTEGLSDKLKESTLSTIPLKRFGTPEDVANVVCFLASPQADYVTGHVINVDGGMVM, encoded by the coding sequence ATGGAATTATTAAAAGGGAAAACGGCAATTGTAACAGGAGGAGCAAGGGGAATAGGTAAGGCTATATGTCTTGACTTAGCTCAAATGGGCGCTAATGTTGCAGTTAATTATAGAAAAGATAGTGATGAACTAGATGTGCTTATCAAAGAAATAGAAGAAAAAGGTGTAAAAGCACTTAAAGTCCAAGGTGATGTAAGTGTATTTGAAGATGCAAAGAATATTATAAATGAGACTCACAAATTTTTTGGGTCAGTTGATATACTTGTAAATAATGCAGGAATAACAAAAGATGGATTATTACTTAGAATGAAAGAGGAAGACTTTGATAAGGTAATAGAAGTAAACTTAAAAGGTACTTTTAATTGTATAAGACATGTAAGTCCTATAATGGTTAGGCAAAGAAGTGGTAAAATTATAAATATATCTTCTGTAGTAGGTATAGCTGGAAACGCAGGTCAAGTCAATTATTCAGCTGCTAAAGCAGGAATAATAGGAATTACAAAGTCGGTGGCAAGAGAACTTGCATCAAGGGGAATTACAGTAAATGCTGTGGCACCTGGATTTATTAAAACGAGCATGACAGAAGGCTTATCAGATAAACTTAAAGAATCTACATTGAGTACAATTCCGCTAAAGAGGTTTGGTACTCCCGAGGATGTAGCAAATGTAGTATGCTTTTTAGCATCACCTCAAGCTGACTATGTTACAGGACATGTGATAAATGTAGATGGTGGAATGGTAATGTAA
- the fabD gene encoding ACP S-malonyltransferase, whose translation MGKTAFLFPGQGAQYVGMGKELYENIDVCKEIFDEADRALGFPLSKMCFEGPKESLDSTENTQPAVLTMSIAVLRALEESGIKADVTAGLSLGEYSALVASGVLDFTQAVQLVKKRGRYMQEAVPIGIGAMAAIIGLDEESLRTICKRCETSGIVEIANLNCPGQIVIAGEKKAVDLACEEAKSSGAHKAVKLSVSGPFHTSMLKPAADKLEKELKNINLKDFEIPVITNVTGEIVKNKDDVKPYLKKQVMSTVLFEKSIRNMIDMGADKFVEIGPGKALSGFVKRVDRKLTILNIQDLESLKSAVEKLK comes from the coding sequence ATGGGTAAAACAGCTTTTTTATTCCCTGGTCAAGGAGCTCAGTATGTGGGCATGGGCAAGGAATTATATGAAAATATAGATGTTTGTAAAGAAATATTTGATGAGGCAGATAGAGCTTTAGGATTTCCACTAAGTAAAATGTGTTTTGAAGGTCCTAAGGAGTCATTGGATAGTACTGAAAATACTCAACCAGCAGTTTTAACTATGAGTATAGCAGTATTAAGAGCACTAGAGGAAAGTGGAATTAAGGCTGATGTTACAGCAGGATTAAGTCTTGGAGAATATTCAGCACTTGTTGCAAGTGGGGTATTGGATTTTACGCAAGCTGTACAATTGGTTAAAAAAAGAGGAAGATATATGCAAGAAGCAGTTCCAATTGGAATTGGTGCTATGGCTGCAATAATAGGGTTGGATGAAGAAAGCTTAAGAACAATATGTAAAAGATGCGAAACTTCTGGTATAGTTGAAATAGCTAATTTAAATTGTCCAGGTCAAATAGTAATTGCAGGAGAAAAGAAAGCAGTTGACTTAGCATGTGAAGAAGCAAAGTCAAGTGGAGCACATAAAGCAGTAAAACTTTCTGTAAGCGGACCATTTCATACTTCTATGTTGAAACCTGCTGCAGATAAACTTGAAAAGGAACTTAAAAATATAAACCTTAAGGATTTTGAAATTCCAGTTATTACAAATGTTACTGGCGAAATTGTAAAGAACAAAGATGATGTAAAGCCATATTTAAAAAAGCAGGTTATGAGTACTGTGTTATTTGAAAAAAGTATAAGAAATATGATAGATATGGGTGCAGACAAATTTGTTGAAATTGGACCTGGAAAGGCACTAAGTGGATTTGTAAAGAGGGTAGATAGAAAACTTACAATTTTAAATATACAGGACTTGGAATCGCTAAAAAGTGCAGTAGAAAAACTCAAATAG
- the fabK gene encoding enoyl-[acyl-carrier-protein] reductase FabK — MISSKFTEMLSIKYPIIQGGMAWIADSSLAAAVSNAGGLGIITGNAPVDWVRKEIRKTKELTDKPFGVNIMLLSETAETIAKMACEEGVKVVTTGAGNPGKYIDMWKKSGIKVIPVVASVALARRMQRSGVDAVIAEGCESGGHIGELTTMTLVPQVVDAVDIPVIAAGGIGDGRGAAAAFMLGAQGVQLGTRFLVANECTVHQNYKDRVIRAKDIDTEVTGTGTGHPVRVLRNKLARQFKLLEKQGAPLEELEKLGVGALSRAARDGDVDNGSVMAGQIAGLVHKEQSCDEIVKEIFSEFEASLTRVENMIQK; from the coding sequence ATGATTAGTTCTAAATTTACCGAGATGTTAAGTATAAAATATCCTATAATTCAAGGGGGAATGGCATGGATTGCAGATAGTTCTTTAGCAGCAGCTGTATCCAATGCAGGAGGACTTGGCATTATAACAGGTAATGCACCCGTAGATTGGGTTAGAAAAGAAATAAGAAAAACAAAGGAGCTTACAGATAAGCCATTTGGAGTAAACATAATGCTTCTTTCAGAAACTGCTGAAACTATTGCTAAGATGGCATGCGAAGAAGGAGTAAAGGTAGTTACTACAGGGGCAGGAAATCCTGGAAAGTACATAGATATGTGGAAAAAAAGTGGTATAAAAGTAATACCGGTAGTTGCTTCAGTTGCCTTAGCAAGGAGAATGCAAAGATCAGGTGTAGACGCAGTAATTGCAGAGGGATGTGAGTCAGGAGGACATATAGGAGAATTGACTACAATGACATTAGTACCTCAAGTAGTTGATGCAGTAGATATACCTGTAATTGCAGCCGGAGGTATTGGTGATGGAAGAGGTGCAGCAGCAGCATTTATGCTTGGAGCTCAAGGAGTACAATTAGGTACTAGATTCCTTGTCGCAAATGAATGTACTGTTCATCAAAATTATAAGGATAGAGTAATAAGGGCTAAAGATATAGATACTGAAGTTACAGGAACTGGAACAGGTCATCCTGTGCGTGTACTTAGAAATAAACTTGCTAGACAATTTAAGCTTTTGGAAAAACAAGGAGCACCTTTAGAAGAACTTGAAAAGTTAGGTGTAGGAGCACTTTCAAGAGCTGCCCGTGATGGCGATGTTGACAATGGATCTGTTATGGCTGGACAAATAGCAGGACTTGTTCATAAAGAACAAAGTTGTGATGAAATAGTAAAAGAAATATTTTCTGAGTTTGAAGCAAGCTTAACCAGAGTAGAAAATATGATACAAAAATAA
- a CDS encoding beta-ketoacyl-ACP synthase III yields the protein MNNVKVIGTGSYVPPRIVSNDDLSCVIDTNDEWIKSRTGIKERRISEGENTSNMASKAAMDALKGTNIKPEDIDLIIVATATPDNFIPSTSCLVQDKIGAVNATCFDISAACSGFVYGLNIAYQFIRTGYSKIVLVIGAETLSKIVNWSDRTTCILFGDGAAAALVTVSDKNKILSSYSGSVGSKGRFLMSKGVPVENLYVKAESSDNHKTTMDGREIFKFGVKSIIKGVKKLLKDAGCSADDIKYIVPHQANCRIIDFAAKELNIDRDKFYLNLDRYGNTSAASIGIALDEIVKKRLIKSGDKILLIGFGGGLTYGGMIIEW from the coding sequence ATGAATAATGTTAAAGTAATAGGTACAGGTAGTTATGTACCTCCTAGAATTGTTAGCAATGATGACTTATCTTGTGTTATCGATACTAATGATGAGTGGATAAAGAGTAGAACAGGTATAAAAGAGAGAAGAATATCAGAAGGCGAAAACACTTCTAATATGGCTTCAAAGGCTGCTATGGATGCTTTGAAAGGCACAAATATAAAACCTGAAGATATAGATTTAATTATAGTTGCTACAGCTACACCGGATAATTTTATCCCATCAACATCATGTTTAGTGCAGGATAAAATAGGTGCAGTTAATGCAACTTGTTTTGATATATCTGCAGCATGTTCAGGATTTGTATATGGTTTAAATATTGCTTATCAATTTATAAGGACAGGATATTCAAAGATAGTACTTGTAATAGGAGCTGAAACACTTTCTAAAATTGTAAATTGGTCAGATAGAACCACATGTATACTATTCGGAGATGGTGCTGCAGCAGCTTTAGTTACAGTTTCAGATAAAAATAAAATATTATCATCATATAGTGGATCTGTAGGAAGTAAAGGACGTTTTTTAATGTCTAAAGGTGTACCTGTAGAAAATTTATATGTAAAAGCTGAAAGTAGTGATAATCATAAAACTACTATGGATGGAAGAGAAATATTTAAATTTGGAGTTAAAAGTATAATAAAAGGAGTTAAAAAGCTTCTAAAAGATGCAGGATGTTCTGCCGATGATATAAAATATATAGTTCCGCATCAAGCTAACTGCAGAATAATTGATTTTGCAGCTAAGGAACTTAACATCGATAGAGATAAATTTTATTTGAATTTAGATAGATATGGGAATACTTCTGCTGCTAGTATAGGAATAGCGCTGGATGAAATTGTAAAGAAGCGATTGATAAAATCAGGAGATAAGATATTACTTATAGGTTTCGGAGGAGGACTTACATACGGAGGAATGATAATTGAATGGTAA
- a CDS encoding MarR family transcriptional regulator — MSKSIHILNELLINTFNDILEIEQKSLKSGIFKDLSVNEIHTIEAVGMNKPKSMTQVASELYITLSTLTTSINHLVKKGYVERNRSQKDRRVVYIKLTQKGRLAYKIHQEFHSDMINATIKGITEEEKKILIKSLKKLNRFFKLRHDLRNNSKENDDE, encoded by the coding sequence TTGAGCAAATCTATACATATTTTAAATGAACTTTTAATTAATACATTTAATGATATATTGGAAATAGAACAAAAATCCCTTAAGTCAGGGATTTTTAAAGATTTATCTGTTAATGAAATTCATACGATTGAAGCCGTAGGAATGAATAAACCTAAAAGCATGACGCAGGTAGCATCTGAATTATATATAACACTTAGCACATTAACAACATCTATAAATCATTTAGTAAAAAAAGGATATGTAGAACGAAACAGAAGTCAGAAAGATAGAAGGGTAGTTTATATAAAATTAACTCAAAAAGGCAGGTTAGCTTATAAAATTCATCAAGAGTTTCATTCGGATATGATAAATGCTACCATAAAAGGTATAACAGAAGAAGAGAAAAAGATACTAATTAAATCTTTGAAAAAGTTAAACCGATTTTTTAAATTAAGGCATGATTTAAGAAATAACTCAAAGGAGAATGATGATGAATAA
- a CDS encoding nitronate monooxygenase family protein, giving the protein MKLPPLVIGDITARVPIIQGGMGVGVSGYKLSSAVANEGGIGVISGVQIGYREPDFETNTTEANKRALRKEIRKARDLSPKGVLGVNLMVAISDYEELVKVCVEENVDIIISGAGLPLRLPEFTENSSIKIAPIVSSGKAANIITKQWIKKHSKLPDLVVVEGPEAGGHLGFSKDQLLKNETKLEDIVKEVIDVMKTFEEKYNKNIPIVAAGGIYSGEDIARFLKIGASGVQMATRFVATYECDADINFKNAYVNSKKEDLTLIQSPVGLPGRAIRNKFISKMELERLAPTKCYNCLKKCDPKKTPYCISKALIHAVKGELENALIFTGSSAYKIDKIVTVKQLMQELILQAEKSLEDCN; this is encoded by the coding sequence ATGAAACTACCTCCATTAGTTATAGGAGACATTACAGCTCGAGTACCCATTATTCAAGGAGGCATGGGAGTAGGAGTATCTGGATATAAACTATCCTCTGCCGTAGCAAATGAGGGTGGTATTGGTGTAATATCTGGTGTTCAAATTGGCTATAGAGAGCCAGATTTTGAAACTAATACTACAGAAGCGAATAAGAGAGCTTTGAGAAAAGAAATAAGAAAAGCAAGAGATTTAAGCCCAAAAGGTGTATTAGGTGTAAATCTAATGGTTGCTATAAGTGATTATGAAGAATTAGTAAAAGTATGTGTAGAAGAAAATGTAGATATAATAATATCTGGAGCTGGACTTCCATTAAGGCTGCCAGAGTTTACTGAAAACAGTTCTATAAAGATAGCACCTATTGTCTCATCAGGAAAGGCAGCAAATATTATTACTAAGCAGTGGATAAAAAAACATTCTAAATTACCTGATTTAGTTGTAGTTGAAGGACCAGAAGCAGGCGGACATTTAGGATTTAGTAAAGATCAATTATTAAAAAATGAAACTAAATTAGAAGATATAGTAAAAGAAGTTATAGATGTAATGAAAACATTTGAAGAAAAATATAATAAAAATATTCCCATTGTAGCTGCAGGTGGTATTTATTCAGGAGAAGACATTGCAAGATTTTTAAAGATTGGAGCCTCCGGAGTTCAAATGGCTACAAGATTTGTGGCAACTTATGAATGTGATGCAGATATAAACTTTAAAAATGCCTATGTTAATTCAAAAAAGGAAGACTTAACTTTAATACAAAGTCCTGTAGGATTACCTGGCAGAGCTATAAGAAATAAGTTTATAAGTAAGATGGAGTTAGAAAGATTGGCACCTACTAAGTGTTATAATTGTCTAAAAAAGTGCGATCCTAAAAAGACTCCATATTGTATTTCAAAAGCTTTAATACATGCTGTAAAAGGTGAACTTGAGAATGCACTCATATTTACTGGAAGTTCTGCATATAAGATAGATAAGATTGTTACTGTAAAGCAATTGATGCAGGAGTTAATATTACAAGCTGAAAAGAGTTTAGAAGACTGTAATTAG